DNA from Brachyspira aalborgi:
AAGTCGAACCTTCTTCGTCTATTTCTATTTTTTTAATTTCATTTTCTAAAGCGTTATAATCAAAAGTCGCGGGAAGTAAAACCGAAGCCCTTAAAGCAAAAGCGACTAAACTTATTTTATCGAAATTTCTTTTTTTTATAAAATCAATCATAGTTCTTTTTGAAGCTTCTAATCTTGTAGGACTCATATCTTCCGCCATCATTGAAGGCGAAACATCGACAACTAAAGAAATATATATTCCTTCTCCATTTATATCTGACAAATGCTCAACTTTAACGGGTCTTGCCAAAGCTATGATACTTAAAAAAAGAGCGATTATTATTAAAGCGAAAGGGATATCTTTAACATAGTATTTAGATTTTAAAACTTTAGACATACTAACTCTCGGATGTTTTATAGAATACGAATGATTTTTTCTAGTTTTTATATATAAGAAAATTATAACGGGAATTGCAAATAATATAAATAAAAATTTTGGATTGACAAATATCATTTAAGAATCCGCTTTATATAAAAATCCTATAACTATTAATATAATTCCAACTAACATTGTGAAAGGAGCTAAAAATCCCATAAAACCTTCGGGACTTTTTCCAACCATAAATATAAAAAGAAAACTTAAAGCGAATATAATAAGTCCTATCGCTAAAATAATGCCGTTCTTTTTTGAAATTTTATCGCTATTATTTACCATATTTTTTTAATGATTTTTATATTTTATTTTTTGCTCGGAGCCGGAATCGAACCGGCACGGTCGCAAGGACCAGCAGATTTTAAATCTGCTATGTCTACCAATTCCATCATCCGAGCCAATCAATTAAAAAATTATACAATGTTATTATAAAAAAAGCAAATTTATTTTATCATAATTCATATAATAATTAATAAATTTTAAAATAATAATTTCATATTCAAATTTTATGGATTAATAAAGTTATCATAATTTTTATTAAATTATATCTTTCAAAAAAGAAAGGAAATATTTTTATATCTTTGCCGATAATGAACAAATCTTTTATTCAGTATAACGCTCATAGAGTATATACATTTGATATGATAAAAAGCTATTTTAAAGGATGCACTTTACATCAATTTTCAAGATTGAATTTACAAAATAAGCCAATTAGTAATGCATCCGATATAGAAGAAAATCATTTTTCAGAAGGGCTTTTTTGGTTCATAAAAAATTAAAAATACTTTTAAACCGTTTTTAAATAATAAATTCAAAAAATATCTTAAATTTGGAAGATATGTAAAATTCACTGATAGAGGCGATACTACTTGGTGTCATTTCTTGTTTATACCAGCAAGTAGAAATTAAGTTAATAAATTTGTAAAATTTTGTATATTCTAAAAAGGAATTCTTTCAAATTGAGTGAGCGCCTTTGTTTTATTAGGCTTTTAGAAAAGCGAGAAAAAATTTCTGTTCTTTGTTCTAACAAGAAAAAAGAACCATTAATCTTGCTTTATTTATAGAAAAAAACAAAGATTTTGACAAATAAAAATATTCTATTATAATTTACTCATTATGCATATTATTTCAGGTTATAAAAAAAATAAAAAAATAATTACTCCGAAAAGAGATTTTAGACCTACTCAAAGCAAAGTTAGAGAGGCTTTATTTAATATAATCGAAGTTAAAGATAAAATATTTTTAGATTTATGTTCGGGTAGCGGCGCTATAGGTTTTGAGGCTTTAAGCAGAGAGGCAAAATATTGCATTTTTATCGAGATAGACAGAGAAGCTATTAAAAATATATTTACTAACGCGAAAAATATTTTTGAAGATGAAAGTAAAAAATATAAAATAAAAAGAATCTCCGCCGAAGATTTTGCAAAAAGAACAAATGAAAAATTTGATATAATTTATTTTGACCCGCCTTATAATTCAAAAATTTACAATTCTGTAATATCGTTAATAATAGAAAGAAATTTATTAAACGAAAACGGATATTTAATAGTAGAATTGGGATACGAATATTATAAAAAATTTGTGGAAAATTTTAATAATATAAAATGCGATATAAAAATCTATGGCGAGACAGTTTTAATAATTTTTGAGAAAAGAAATTTATAATTGATATTATATTAAAATAATGATATACTAAAATTATGCGGGAGAGACTAATTTGTTTATGTTTTATTTTATTTGTATTCTTATTTGGAATTGCAATTAAAATATTTCGGATTAATACAAATGCGGAAGAAAAGTATATTAATATTACCGTTAAAGGAGCGGTTATGAATTCTGGAACATACTTTTGCAAATACGGAATATCGTTCGCTGAAGTTTTAGAAACTGCGGGCGGAATTAAAGACGGCGGATATTTGCCCGAAGGCTTTGATTATAATATGCCAATAACCGAAGATATTATAATTAATATACCGAATAGATATTCAATCATAAGAAAGAATTTTGAAGAGAAGTAAATTATGAAAAAAGATTTTGAGAGCGTTTTTGATAAAAATATTTCAATAGACGAATATAAACTTGATAATCTGCTAAATAAAAATATTGAAATTAACGAAAAGGAATTTCCTGCAATTTTGATTGATAAGAACGATGATATAAATAAATATATAAATATAAATAATATTAATTCAAACGAAATAGTTGATAAACAAAATGAAAATATTGATATTAATGAAATTATTGAAAATAATGCGATTAACGAAACGGAAAATATAGCGGATAATGAAAATAATTTAAACGATGCATATACTGAAGAAGAAAATAATTTATATGGAGATTTGGAAGAAACTGTAGCCTTAAAAGATAGCGATTTAATTGGTATTGAAGACATAGATGATTTTAATTTGGAAGATGCCATTTTTGAAAATAAAAAAAATAACGAGAGTGAAGAAATTTATAAAATTAATTCCGAAAATTCTAATATAGAGAATAATGAAGAATTAGATAATATAGAAAAAGAATTTGAAAAATCGGATTACGATAAAGTTAAAGAAATTGATTTACTAGAAGAGGATAATTTAAAAAAAGAAAATGAAATTTTAGAGTATAACGATAAGGAGGTTATTGTGCCTTCAATAGACAGTATAGATTATATAGACGAGAGCAATTACATTAACGAAAGCGATAGCGAGGATGAGATAATAGAGTTATCAGGAAACGAATTAGATTTGATAACTAAAGATAATGATATAAGCGAGGATATAAATTATTCCGTTTCGATTTCTGAAATGGATAATGAAAAAAAAAACAATGAAAATGAAGAAAATATTATAAAAGTATCGGATGAAAATATGAGAAAAGATAATTTTTTCTTAGAAGAACAACCAATAGAAAATAGTTCTGAAAATATAAACGATATAAATAATAATATAAATGCAGAAGAGGAAGAGCAGAAAAGAACGGATTATTATATAAATAAATATAAGAAGTTGCATGAAGATTATATAAAGTCTATTGAAGAAGAAAATAATAAAATTAAAGAAGAGAATAAACAAGAAGAATTAAATGATAAATTAATTTCTAAAGAAAAAGAAGAGGAAACAAAAAACGATAACGAAATTATTGAAAATATAACGGAAGATATAAAAGAAGAAGATAAAACTAATTATTATATAAATAAATATAAGAAGTTACATGAAGATTATATAAAGTCTATCGAAGAAGAAAATAATAAAATTAAAGAAGAGAATAAACAAGAAGAAATAGTTGAGAATAAAATTGAAAATATAGAAACTTCAAAAGAAAATGTCGCCCCTGTAATTGAAGAAGCAATTCAAGAAAATATTGAAAATAAATCTGCATTAAATGATTTAGATATATCGGATAAATTAAGCGCCGAAGAAGAGGAAATGTATAAAAATTATTTAGGCGAAGATTTAAATTTAGTTGAAAATGAAAACGATACAAAAGAAGAGGAAATAAAAAAAAACGATAACGAAATTATTGAAAATATAACGGAGGATATAAAAGAAGAAGAGAAAACTAATTATTATATAAATAAATATAAGAAATTACATGAAGATTATATAAAATCTATCGAAGAAGAAAATAATAAAATTAAAGAAGAGAATAAACAAGAAGAAATAATTGAGAATAAAATTGAAAATATAGAAATTGCAAAAGAAAATATTGCTCCTATAATTGAAGAAGAAATAAACTATAAATTAAGCGCCGAAGAAGAGGAAATGTATAAAAGTTATTTAGGCGAAGATTTAAATTTGATTGAAGATACGGGCGATTTAATAATTGAAGAAGAAATTTTAGAAGAAAATATTGAAAATGAATTTCCATTAAATAATTTAGAAATAACCGATAAATTAAGCGTTGAAGAAGAGGAAATGTATAAAGCTTATTTGGGCGAAGATTTAGAATTGATTGACGATATTGAAGATAGTGAAAATATAGCTAAAAGTTTAATGGACGAATACAAAAAAGAAATGCTTTCAAATAAAGTGGAAATAAGCGGAGAATTAAGCGAAGAAGAAGAAAATATTGTAGACGATATATTAAAAAAAAATAAAAATCAATATTATGAAGATACGATAGATTATGACAGCATTATATTAAAAGAATTAAACTTAAACGATATTGAAGAAATTGACGAGAATGATTTTAATATATTAGAAAATTTTATTTTAGGAAAAGAACAAGAGAAAGGAATTGAACTTATCTCTATAAATAACGAAAACATATTAAAAAAAAACGACTTTAATGTAAATAACGATTCAAAATCTGTAGATTCTTTCGATTCTATAGACGATGATGAACTTTTAAAAGTCAAGGAGAATACAATGTCTGAAGAAAAAGAATTATACGAATCTGAAAAAAAAAACATTGATTTAAATGTTAAAGTTGAAGAGGAGTTTAGCTTGAATAAAGACGATAACGAATCCGTTTTAATTAGCGAGCAAGTTAATAAATCGGTTAGCAAAGACGATTTTGACGGCGAGATAACTCAAATGGATTTGGATTTAGCCGAAAAATTATTTGAAAACGAAGACCAACTTAATAATGAAGAATATTCTTTAAAACATGATTTGCTTTTATCCGAAAGCGATATTGGTAAATTTAGAAAATTATTTTCGTATTTTAAAAATATAGTCGATAAATTGCCTCAAGATAATTTAAATGAATTTTCTAAAACGGAATTTTACGATATTTATTCTGCTCTTTTTAGAAAATTCGGCGAATAATAAATTAATTTCTGTCCTTTAACAGAACTATATCCTCTCCTTCCAATTCTTTTATTCTAACGGAGATATATTGGTCTTCAGGCACATTTAAAGCCAAGCCCGTATAATTTGAAGATATCGGCAATTCTCTTCCAAATCTATCAACCAAAACGAGCAAAGAAACTCTTTTAGGTCTTCCATAATCAAATAACGCGTTCAAAGCCGCTCTTATAGTTCTTCCCGTATATAGAACATCGTCAACTAATAAAATACTTTTTCCCGTTATATCAAATGGAATGTCGGTTTCTTTTATTTCGGGAAATTCCGAAAGCGTAGATAAATCGTCTCTATATAAATTAATATCTATAGCTCCAATCGGCAAATCTATATTAACTTTTTCTTCTATAAGTTTTTTTAATCTTATTCCCAAATAATCGCCTCTTCTTCTTATTCCTATAATTGCCAATTTGTCAATATTTTCTTTTTCTATAACTTCCGCAGCCAATCTTGGAAGAACTTTATCATACTCTTCCGATTTCAGTAAAACTCTCATTATTTATTTCTCCTTAAAAATTTATATAACATTTTTGATTATAATTTTTAAAGATAAAAAAATCAATATGATATTAAAAATTAACAATCTAAATTCCGAAAATATAATATATTATATAAATAAAGATTGTTTTTGAAAATGGATATAATAGAATTTAAAATACCGACTAAAATAATATTCGGCGCTAATTCGCTTGACTCTTTGTCTGAAGTTATAAAGAAATACGGAGGCAGAGTTATAATAGCTACAGACGGAAATTCTTTTAATCAAATAGGTTTGATAGACCAAATAGTAAATAAATTAAACGATAATTTTATTAACTCTATGGTTTATTCTGAAATAACTTCTACTAATTCAAGCGATGCAGCCGATATAATTGCAAATTTAGTTAGATACAGCAAAGCGGATTGCATAGTCGCGGTTGGCGGTTTTAAGGTGCAAAATGCCGCTAAAGGAGCTTCCGTAGTCGTAACAAATAGCGGAGAATCTTCCGATTATGTGAACGGACAACCCGTATATCATAAACCTTTGCCTATAATATCAATTCCTACAATATTAGGTTCTTTATCCGAAATGACTTTAGGAATGTATTTATATGACAAATATGACGAAGTTTATAAAGAATGCGCAGATTCAAATATTTATGTTAAAGATTGCATTATAGACCCGACTCTTTATGAAACCGTTCCCGTAAAATATTCTATAAGCAGCGCATTATCGGTTTTTGCATTATCTTTCGATGTT
Protein-coding regions in this window:
- a CDS encoding vWA domain-containing protein — protein: MIFVNPKFLFILFAIPVIIFLYIKTRKNHSYSIKHPRVSMSKVLKSKYYVKDIPFALIIIALFLSIIALARPVKVEHLSDINGEGIYISLVVDVSPSMMAEDMSPTRLEASKRTMIDFIKKRNFDKISLVAFALRASVLLPATFDYNALENEIKKIEIDEEGSTSIGLGIATAVDMLRNIKNDNEKIIILLTDGENNSGEIDPKLASEIASNFNIKIYTIGIGDAAGSSAWVTYNDPDYGRRRIRADFTLNEEALINIASLTGGKYFNAKTGAALENVYNTIDRIEKKPILDDNLIQYKELYKPFIIIALICLCLSIILSSTRFLIIP
- the rsmD gene encoding 16S rRNA (guanine(966)-N(2))-methyltransferase RsmD; translated protein: MHIISGYKKNKKIITPKRDFRPTQSKVREALFNIIEVKDKIFLDLCSGSGAIGFEALSREAKYCIFIEIDREAIKNIFTNAKNIFEDESKKYKIKRISAEDFAKRTNEKFDIIYFDPPYNSKIYNSVISLIIERNLLNENGYLIVELGYEYYKKFVENFNNIKCDIKIYGETVLIIFEKRNL
- the pyrR gene encoding bifunctional pyr operon transcriptional regulator/uracil phosphoribosyltransferase PyrR gives rise to the protein MRVLLKSEEYDKVLPRLAAEVIEKENIDKLAIIGIRRRGDYLGIRLKKLIEEKVNIDLPIGAIDINLYRDDLSTLSEFPEIKETDIPFDITGKSILLVDDVLYTGRTIRAALNALFDYGRPKRVSLLVLVDRFGRELPISSNYTGLALNVPEDQYISVRIKELEGEDIVLLKDRN
- a CDS encoding iron-containing alcohol dehydrogenase; protein product: MDIIEFKIPTKIIFGANSLDSLSEVIKKYGGRVIIATDGNSFNQIGLIDQIVNKLNDNFINSMVYSEITSTNSSDAADIIANLVRYSKADCIVAVGGFKVQNAAKGASVVVTNSGESSDYVNGQPVYHKPLPIISIPTILGSLSEMTLGMYLYDKYDEVYKECADSNIYVKDCIIDPTLYETVPVKYSISSALSVFALSFDVYMSNSLNIINEPLIKYAMKTSISGINKLITDSANVDNIGYMAISNITCAAASCNGNFGAMRALSIAINSVYSVNKSIVCSILLPYVMEYYMASAPKKYNVLADFIENIDKEMTPIEIGIQAGQYIKRIQQDINLPMKLNELNIDRNKFDKVAELALTYSGMDKLPRAMSKESIINILEQAY